Sequence from the Streptomyces sp. R33 genome:
CCAGGAGCTCGTACGAAGGCTGCGCGCCGCCGGACTCGTCATCCTCGGCAAGACCGCCACACCGGAATTCGGCATGAGCCCGACCTGCGAGTCCGTCCTGTACGGGCCGACCCGCAATCCGTGGGACACCACTCGGACCACCGGCGGCTCCAGCGGCGGATCCGCGGCCGCCGTCGCGGCCCGGATGGTCCCCGCAGCGCACGGCAACGACGTCGGCGGCTCCATCCGGTTCCCCGCCTCCTGCTGCGGGCTGTTCGGCCTCAAACCCAGCCGCGCCCGGGTGCCGCTCGGCGCCGCCTACGGGGACGCCTTCGGCGGCTGAGCCTGCGAACACGCCCTGACCCGCTCGGTACGGGACTCCGCCGCACTGCTGGACGCCGTCGCCGGGCCCGAGCCGGGCGACCTACCCGGCGCCGACCATGCCGGGATCGTTCGCCGACCAGGTCCGCCACGAGCCGGGGCGACTGCGGATCGCGTTCAGCAGGCGCCCGGCGGACGGCCACCGCGTGCACGCCGACTGCCTCGCGGCCCTGGACGACGCCGTCGGGCTCCTCGCCGGGCTGGGCCACGAGCTCGTCGAAGCCGACCTGCCCGGCCTCACACCGGACGTCGGCGACGCCATCGGCACCGCATACGGCGCCTACGTGTCCTGGATCCTCGCCTACTGGATCCGCGAACTCGGCCGCGAACCCCTCACCCGGGCGTACTGGGAACACGGCCTGCGCCTCACCGGCGGCGACTACCTCCTCGCCGTCACCACACTCCAGCACTTCGCCCGCACCACCGCCCGGTTCCTCAGCCCCTTCGACACCTGGCTCACTCCGACTCTGGCCCAACCACCGCTCCTCCTGGGCGAGATGACCTCGACAGAGGACGAACCACTGCGCGCCGCCGAGCGGAGCGCCCCCTTCGTCGCCTTCCCCGCCGTCGTCGCCAACATCACCGGCGTCCCCGCCATGTCCGTACCCCTGTACTGGTCCGGCAGCGGCCTGCCCATCGGCGTCCACTTCCTCGGCCGCGTCGGCGACGAGGCAACCCTCCTCCGCCTCGCAGCCCAGCTCGAACACGCCCGCCCCTGGGCCGACCGGCGCCCGGACCGACCGGCCACGCCGACGTGGCACGATCCGGCCGCCGGGGCCAGCCTGGAAGAAGGACCCTCCCCGTAACCCTTGCGAATGGAGACGGCCATGGCGGCGACGACGCGGGAAGACACACCGGTCGTGATCGAAGGCGGAGGCGTCGAACTCCGTACGCAAGCGATCGGCGAAGACCTGTCCGTGGCCTTCGTCCGGTTCCCGAAGGGCACCGATATGAGGCCGGCCCTGACCGGCCTGCCCGACGGCCTCTGTGCCTGCCCGCACTGGGGCTACATGCTAAAAGGGCGGCTGAAGATGGTGACGAAGGAAGGGGAGGAGATCTACGAAGCGGGCCAGGCCTTCTACTGGCCGCCCGGGCACGCCCCCGTGGCGCTCGCGGACTGCGAATACGTGGACTTCTCGCCCACCGAAGCGTTCACCACCGTCATCGACCACATCAAGGCACAGGGCTGACCCGACCCGCTCATGCTGACCGCCTGCCCCGTACGGTCCAGGACCGCGCATGCAACGGGAACGTCGCTTGGTACCACGTCGCGGCCGGCTGGCACGGCGCATACGGAGTGGGTCGGGTTACACCCCAACCCACTCCGCCCTAGGTACGGCAGGCCGAATCGTCTGTCCCGGCCTTTCTGCACCCTCCCCGAAGGCCGTTAGGCCCGTAACCGGAGCGGGGCCCACCAGACAGAGGACTGTAGCCACGGGCAGCCCCCGTGCAACTGCGATCTCACCGCACGCACTGACGCGGCCAGCCGGGCGTCCAGTCTCCGGCCAAGCCGACGAGGGGCGGCAGACCGGCCGGTGCCCAACCAAAATCCGGCCCGTCCACCGCCGACGGAGCCCTCGGGCGCCATGCCGTGATCAACTTATGAGACTCCCCCGGGTTACGCCACGTATACGGCAGCCTCCCCTCGCGGGCGTCACCCGCCAGATACCTGCGTGCGGCCAGAGAGGGGGCTATGGCCTGACGTCAGCGGGTCGGACGTCTTCCCCGGCCGTTCCAGGCGCGAGCGGTGAGGGCGATCGAACCGTCGGCCTCGATGGGTAGGCGAGCGCGCAGACGCTCGCGCAACGCCTCCTGCCCCTTCGGCGGCAGTGAAGCGAGGTACGACGGGGCAGGCCCTTGCCCGCCCAGGAACGGGGCCCAGTAGTCGTCGAAATCCCTGAAGCGTGTGGGGATGTTGATCTCGTCGACCTCCACGTCCGCCAGGCCGGCCGCTCGCAGCAGCTCTTCCAACGGACCGGGCGCGCACAGGGGGAACCGGAGGGCTTCGTCCAGCTCCCGGCTGCCCTCGTCCAGGGAGACGGCGGCTTCCCAGAAGTAGCGGATGAGTTCCATGCCTCCCTGGGTGTAGTCCCAGAGGTACGCGGCGAGCGTGCCGCCGGGGCGTATGATGCGGGCCATCTCTGCGACGGCCCGCTCAGGAGCAGGGACGAAGTTGAGGACCAGGCCGCTGATCGCCACCGACGCCCGGCCATCCGGGAACGGCAGCCTCATCGCGTCGCCGCGTACGAACTGGGCCCGGGAATCCGTGACGTGCTGCCGGGCGTACCGGACGTAGCTGTCCGACGGCTCGACTCCCACCACCCGCTGGGCGCCGGCCACGTCCAGGACCGCTCGCGTGACGGCACCCGTCCCGCAGCCGATGTCCCGCCAGTCGCTGCCCTCCGCAACGTCCAGCCGGCGGACGCACTCCACCGCCGCCTGCCGGCTCCACCGCCCGATGTAGGGCTCGTACGCTTCCCCTTCGCCCCACACCGGCGTTCACCCTCATCCCGGGCGGCCGGCCCGGCGGGCCCGACACTCACCGCCTCAAACCAG
This genomic interval carries:
- a CDS encoding amidase family protein — its product is MPGSFADQVRHEPGRLRIAFSRRPADGHRVHADCLAALDDAVGLLAGLGHELVEADLPGLTPDVGDAIGTAYGAYVSWILAYWIRELGREPLTRAYWEHGLRLTGGDYLLAVTTLQHFARTTARFLSPFDTWLTPTLAQPPLLLGEMTSTEDEPLRAAERSAPFVAFPAVVANITGVPAMSVPLYWSGSGLPIGVHFLGRVGDEATLLRLAAQLEHARPWADRRPDRPATPTWHDPAAGASLEEGPSP
- a CDS encoding class I SAM-dependent methyltransferase, coding for MWGEGEAYEPYIGRWSRQAAVECVRRLDVAEGSDWRDIGCGTGAVTRAVLDVAGAQRVVGVEPSDSYVRYARQHVTDSRAQFVRGDAMRLPFPDGRASVAISGLVLNFVPAPERAVAEMARIIRPGGTLAAYLWDYTQGGMELIRYFWEAAVSLDEGSRELDEALRFPLCAPGPLEELLRAAGLADVEVDEINIPTRFRDFDDYWAPFLGGQGPAPSYLASLPPKGQEALRERLRARLPIEADGSIALTARAWNGRGRRPTR
- a CDS encoding amidase; the encoded protein is MTALSPGDVEALTALDATGQAQLVRTGAATSEDLVTAAITRVEDLNPHLNAVVTPVFEQALDQVKAGLPDGPFTGVPYLLKDLITEQEGVRFREGSVFLRDHVSQHDQELVRRLRAAGLVILGKTATPEFGMSPTCESVLYGPTRNPWDTTRTTGGSSGGSAAAVAARMVPAAHGNDVGGSIRFPASCCGLFGLKPSRARVPLGAAYGDAFGG